In Thermosynechococcus sichuanensis E542, a single genomic region encodes these proteins:
- a CDS encoding GDP-L-fucose synthase family protein, whose translation MDLSQKRILVTGGAGFLGRQVVAQLQKAGAVPEQITVVRSRDYDLRQLSACQAVVQNQDIVIHLAAHVGGIGLNQAKPAELFYDNLMMGAQLIDCAYRAGVEKFVCVGTICAYPKFTPVPFKESDLWNGYPEETNAPYGIAKKALLVQLQAYRQQYGFNGIYLLPVNLYGPGDNFDPLSSHVIPALIRKVDIAQQQGERVIPVWGDGSPSREFLYVEDAARGIVMATQAYDHPDPINLGTGEEITIKNLVDLICDLMDFQGQIEWQTDKPNGQPRRCLDTTKAKEAFGFRAQISLKEGLERTIAWYRQHAASL comes from the coding sequence ATGGATCTCAGTCAAAAAAGGATTCTCGTCACCGGTGGGGCGGGATTTTTGGGACGCCAAGTGGTGGCACAATTGCAAAAGGCGGGGGCAGTGCCTGAGCAGATTACGGTGGTGCGATCGCGGGACTACGACCTACGCCAACTGTCTGCTTGCCAAGCCGTTGTTCAAAACCAAGATATTGTCATTCACCTTGCCGCCCATGTGGGGGGAATTGGCCTCAATCAAGCCAAGCCCGCTGAACTCTTTTATGACAACCTGATGATGGGGGCACAACTCATTGACTGTGCCTATCGGGCGGGGGTTGAGAAATTTGTTTGTGTAGGGACGATTTGCGCCTATCCCAAATTCACCCCCGTTCCCTTCAAAGAAAGCGATCTTTGGAACGGTTACCCCGAAGAAACCAACGCCCCCTACGGCATTGCTAAAAAAGCCCTCCTCGTACAATTACAGGCCTATCGGCAACAGTATGGCTTTAATGGCATCTATCTCTTGCCTGTGAATCTTTATGGGCCGGGGGATAACTTTGACCCCCTGAGTTCCCATGTGATTCCTGCTTTAATTCGCAAAGTTGACATTGCTCAGCAACAGGGGGAGAGGGTGATTCCCGTGTGGGGGGATGGTAGTCCTAGCCGTGAATTTCTCTATGTCGAGGATGCGGCTCGCGGCATTGTCATGGCCACCCAAGCCTACGATCATCCCGATCCCATTAACCTCGGTACGGGGGAAGAAATCACCATTAAGAATTTAGTTGACCTCATCTGCGATCTGATGGACTTTCAAGGGCAGATTGAATGGCAAACCGATAAGCCCAATGGTCAACCCCGGCGTTGCTTGGACACCACTAAGGCAAAAGAAGCTTTTGGGTTTCGTGCCCAAATTTCCCTCAAAGAAGGCTTAGAACGTACAATTGCTTGGTATCGTCAGCATGCGGCATCACTATGA
- a CDS encoding AAA family ATPase, whose product MGNEANAEQRIILPLLKQWGYQSSEYQAKPRMGNGYPDFLVTLPMAGDRPLNYLIIEVKTPAQSRLSGSQQLRNYMEAARAVFGLLTNGREYHLFYQNPLKEPLQQVRCASGTLDKKTIQKLTKILHRSAAATLITALTQQKLKVYHHFEKALAKNFSISTATSKESPMIITVFNHKGGVGKTTLTLNLGAAFATMGKRVLLIDIDPQSNLTIGVGINPLKDVEEQGKKDIADLLLEPRVSLEDVVYQRAWGNLHLDIVPAHIRLADKEPALVSTIDIDRVLQRKLKNHGYDIVLIDPPPAFGKVNAIALMASDGVLIPTQLAPYPIRAIEYVLARLEAIRDAMETPPRLLGIAVSMYNRTTSAANYEMKEKLSNILEKVANGRQTVQILPESTWIAHRVVMLRATESQQPIFSRKFYEELDRSGKESIDDLTTSFENLARYLSTQAL is encoded by the coding sequence ATGGGTAATGAAGCAAATGCTGAACAAAGAATTATCTTACCGTTGCTTAAGCAGTGGGGCTATCAGTCTTCTGAGTATCAGGCCAAACCTCGGATGGGCAACGGCTACCCTGATTTTTTGGTGACATTACCAATGGCGGGCGATCGCCCCCTCAACTATTTGATCATTGAGGTGAAAACTCCAGCGCAGTCCCGACTGAGCGGTAGCCAGCAACTGCGAAACTATATGGAAGCTGCCCGTGCAGTTTTTGGCTTACTGACCAACGGCCGCGAGTACCACCTTTTTTATCAAAATCCTCTTAAAGAACCACTGCAACAAGTAAGATGTGCTTCAGGCACCCTTGATAAAAAAACCATTCAGAAACTGACGAAAATTTTACATCGCTCCGCAGCCGCTACTCTAATCACTGCCTTAACCCAGCAAAAGCTCAAAGTCTATCATCATTTTGAAAAGGCACTTGCAAAGAATTTTTCTATCTCCACAGCCACTTCCAAGGAATCACCCATGATCATTACTGTTTTCAATCACAAAGGAGGCGTTGGTAAAACAACGCTGACCCTCAACCTTGGTGCTGCCTTTGCCACGATGGGTAAGCGAGTTCTCTTGATTGATATTGACCCACAATCCAACTTAACCATTGGCGTCGGCATTAACCCCCTCAAAGATGTAGAAGAGCAAGGCAAGAAGGATATTGCTGACCTATTGCTAGAGCCAAGGGTAAGTCTAGAAGATGTAGTTTATCAAAGAGCTTGGGGCAACCTGCACCTTGACATTGTTCCCGCCCACATTCGCCTCGCTGATAAGGAACCCGCACTGGTCAGCACCATTGATATTGATCGCGTATTACAGCGCAAACTCAAAAACCATGGCTATGACATTGTGCTGATTGATCCACCACCCGCTTTTGGTAAAGTTAATGCCATTGCTTTGATGGCGTCTGATGGAGTCCTGATACCGACGCAACTTGCTCCCTACCCTATACGGGCAATAGAGTACGTTTTAGCCCGCCTTGAGGCCATCAGGGATGCCATGGAAACTCCGCCTCGACTCCTTGGAATCGCTGTGAGTATGTATAATCGTACAACATCGGCAGCTAACTATGAGATGAAAGAGAAGTTGTCGAATATTCTTGAAAAAGTAGCCAATGGAAGACAGACAGTGCAAATTCTACCCGAATCAACATGGATTGCACACCGAGTTGTGATGTTGCGCGCCACAGAGTCTCAGCAACCGATATTCAGTAGAAAGTTTTATGAAGAATTAGATCGATCAGGTAAAGAATCCATTGATGATTTAACGACTTCATTTGAAAATTTAGCTCGCTATCTTTCTACTCAGGCGTTGTAA
- a CDS encoding DUF3038 domain-containing protein has product MASSLPIKAQIDLILLSLEALAHVGSAEVLALAEVMGFEAYLPDRVGLWRLRQSSPLRRGRNGRRKLDVDEARALALICTRLAQQHQQTIRTAIERWQQQTSQGRAPYLDPVLGDYIDRFTSLYQERMADSSRDGSELAQLALDLLVDLLFYSTPQGARRLWITLLERTAPPPPSLSLVEPEPVPAPAPELPTLFPHSDV; this is encoded by the coding sequence ATGGCCTCTTCCCTGCCCATCAAGGCACAAATTGACCTGATTTTGCTGAGTCTCGAAGCCTTGGCGCATGTGGGTTCGGCAGAGGTACTGGCATTGGCAGAAGTCATGGGGTTTGAGGCCTATTTGCCGGATCGCGTGGGGTTATGGCGACTGCGGCAATCGAGTCCCCTGCGGCGGGGGCGCAATGGGCGACGTAAATTGGATGTGGATGAAGCCCGTGCCTTGGCCTTGATCTGCACCCGCTTAGCGCAGCAACACCAGCAAACCATCCGCACTGCTATTGAACGCTGGCAACAGCAAACGAGTCAAGGTCGCGCCCCCTACTTAGATCCGGTTCTCGGAGATTATATTGACCGCTTCACCAGTTTGTATCAAGAGCGGATGGCCGACAGCAGCAGGGATGGTAGTGAATTGGCACAACTGGCCTTAGATTTACTCGTGGATTTGCTCTTTTACAGTACGCCCCAAGGGGCACGTCGCCTTTGGATCACCCTGCTAGAACGCACGGCACCGCCCCCTCCTTCCCTATCGTTGGTCGAACCTGAGCCAGTACCTGCACCAGCCCCTGAATTGCCCACCCTGTTTCCCCATTCGGACGTGTAA
- a CDS encoding GxxExxY protein — protein MRDWLQIIKEIAQDIFQELGSGFSEAIYQKAFEVALRERQIEYEEQRKVPIFFHGYFVGEAIPDLIVRDNGQAVIVVELKAVQNIGDKEAKQVKKYMETLKIPVGVVVNFPTSTTADHPQIIEVNLSS, from the coding sequence ATGAGAGACTGGCTTCAGATTATTAAAGAGATTGCCCAAGACATCTTCCAAGAATTAGGCAGTGGTTTCAGCGAAGCCATCTACCAAAAAGCTTTTGAGGTTGCCCTGCGGGAACGGCAAATTGAGTACGAGGAACAACGCAAGGTACCGATTTTCTTTCACGGTTATTTTGTCGGGGAAGCCATTCCCGATCTGATTGTGCGTGACAATGGTCAAGCGGTTATAGTGGTTGAACTCAAGGCTGTTCAGAATATCGGCGATAAGGAAGCCAAGCAAGTCAAGAAGTACATGGAGACCCTCAAAATTCCTGTGGGGGTTGTCGTCAACTTTCCCACTTCCACAACAGCGGATCACCCACAAATTATTGAAGTGAACCTAAGTTCTTAG
- a CDS encoding HD domain-containing protein has translation MPSLRYLDALEYAAVLHREQTRKGSNVPYISHLVAVSMIALEYGADEDVAIASLLHDAVEDQGGLPTLEAIRERYGDRVAAIVRACSDSVANTLEGDAKLPWATRKLAYIKHIQQGTTADRDAQLVSASDKLHNLLCILRDYGNVGGDVWLRFRAGREGVLWYYRELIAAFESAHLIPLGLLEQLQHTYQELSHAVEQEEGFVLPSSDVPVA, from the coding sequence ATGCCCTCTCTACGTTATCTCGATGCTTTGGAGTATGCGGCTGTTCTGCATCGTGAACAAACGCGCAAGGGATCAAATGTGCCCTATATTTCCCACTTGGTTGCAGTATCCATGATCGCCCTTGAGTATGGTGCTGATGAGGATGTGGCGATCGCCAGCTTGCTTCATGATGCTGTTGAAGACCAAGGGGGACTGCCGACCCTAGAGGCTATTCGTGAGCGTTATGGCGATCGCGTTGCTGCAATTGTCCGCGCCTGTTCTGATTCAGTGGCCAATACCCTAGAAGGCGATGCAAAACTGCCTTGGGCAACTCGCAAACTGGCCTATATCAAACACATCCAACAGGGCACCACCGCCGATCGCGATGCTCAACTGGTCTCCGCCAGTGATAAATTGCACAACCTACTGTGCATTCTCAGAGATTATGGCAACGTTGGTGGTGATGTTTGGCTGCGTTTTCGAGCGGGGCGGGAGGGGGTTCTCTGGTACTACCGCGAGTTGATTGCTGCCTTTGAGAGTGCTCATCTGATTCCTTTAGGCCTGTTGGAGCAGTTGCAACACACATACCAAGAACTTAGCCATGCCGTCGAGCAGGAGGAAGGTTTTGTGCTGCCGTCTAGTGATGTGCCTGTGGCATAG
- a CDS encoding DUF751 family protein, whose amino-acid sequence MDGFWENVLRYQRYFVTVLLGVVWNVVEPLVPLLKRPLSAIALIGLMVGLLTFVALTLRAMLGLTAA is encoded by the coding sequence ATGGATGGCTTTTGGGAAAATGTCCTGCGCTACCAACGGTATTTTGTTACGGTTCTATTGGGCGTAGTGTGGAATGTTGTTGAGCCATTGGTGCCGCTTTTGAAGCGTCCGCTGAGCGCGATCGCCCTTATTGGCCTCATGGTGGGACTCCTCACATTTGTGGCACTGACGTTACGCGCAATGTTGGGTTTAACCGCTGCATAA